The genomic segment ACCGCCGCCACCCGCGGGTCGGCGGCCAGCCGCCCGGCGAGGATTTCGGCGCTCTGCGAGGCGGCGCGCATCCGCACCGGCAGCGTCGACAGGCCGCGCAGCAGCAGATAGCCGGCCAGCGGGTGCAGGACGCCGCCGGTGGCGAACCGGACCTTGCGCAGCAGCCGGGCGAAGTCCTCGTCGCACGCCACCACCCCGCCGAGCACGTCGCCGTGACCGCCGAGGTACTTGGTGGCGCTGTGCAGCACGATGCTCGCGCCCAGCTCGGCGGGGCGCTGCAGTACCGGCGTCGCGAAGGTGTTGTCCGCGAGCAGCGGCACCGTTCCGCAGGCGTGCGCTATGGCCCGCAGGTCCAGTTCGGCGAGGGTGGGGTTGGCGGGGGTCTCGACCAGGACCAGGCCGGTGTCGGGCCGGATCGCGTCGGCGATGCCCGCCGGGTCCACCCAGGTCACCTCGGTGCCCAGCAGCCCGCCGGTCAGCAGATGGTCGCTGCACCCGTACAGCGGGCGGACCGCGACCACGTGCCGCAGGCCCAGCGAGCCGCGCGCCAGCAGGCAGGCGGTCAGGGCCGCCATGCCGCTGGCGAAGGCGACCGCGTCGTCCGTGCCCTCGAGCCGGGCCAGGGCGGTCTCGAAACGGCTGACGGTCGGATTGTCCAGCCGGCCGTAGACGGGCGGGCCCTCCAGCCGGGCGCCGGTGGCGGCGAACTCATCGAGCCGGGCGGCCTCGCCCCGGCTGTCGTACGACGGGTACGTGGTCGACAGATCCAGGGGTACGGCGTGCACGCCGAGCCCGGCGAGGTCCTCGCGGCCGGCGTGCACCGCTTCGGTGGCCAGGGAACGCGGCGGTGTCACAGTGTGTTGTTCCATGCGCAGAGCCTGAACAATCGGCGCCCATCGGTGACCGGATCCCGTGCTACGTTCGGCCGATGACCGATTCCGTCACTTTGGATCCGATCGATCTCGAGATTCTCCGGGTCCTGCAGAACGATTCCCGGACCACCAACCGCGATCTTGCGACGGCGGTCGGCGTCGCCCCGTCCACCTGCCTGGACCGCGTGGCGCGGCTGCGCCGTACCGGAGTGATCCTCGGCCATGAGCTGCGGCTGGATCCCGCCAAGCTCGGACGCGGCCTGGAGGCGCTGCTGTCCGTGCAGGTGCGGCCGCACCGCAGGGAACTGATCAGCCCGTTCGTGACCCGGATCCGCGCCCTCCCCGAGACGCGGGCGCTGT from the Streptomyces sp. RKAG293 genome contains:
- a CDS encoding PLP-dependent transferase; protein product: MEQHTVTPPRSLATEAVHAGREDLAGLGVHAVPLDLSTTYPSYDSRGEAARLDEFAATGARLEGPPVYGRLDNPTVSRFETALARLEGTDDAVAFASGMAALTACLLARGSLGLRHVVAVRPLYGCSDHLLTGGLLGTEVTWVDPAGIADAIRPDTGLVLVETPANPTLAELDLRAIAHACGTVPLLADNTFATPVLQRPAELGASIVLHSATKYLGGHGDVLGGVVACDEDFARLLRKVRFATGGVLHPLAGYLLLRGLSTLPVRMRAASQSAEILAGRLAADPRVAAVHYPRIGGAMVAFEVHGDPHEVIAAVRLITPAVSLGSVDTLIQHPASISHRVVDERDRRAAGVSDRLLRMSVGLEDVEDLWRDLDGALRAAALAESVSSGS
- a CDS encoding Lrp/AsnC family transcriptional regulator — encoded protein: MTDSVTLDPIDLEILRVLQNDSRTTNRDLATAVGVAPSTCLDRVARLRRTGVILGHELRLDPAKLGRGLEALLSVQVRPHRRELISPFVTRIRALPETRALFHLTGPDDYLVHVAVTGTADLQRLVIDEFTSRREVARVETRLIFQQWDCGPLLPPVPGA